A region of Thermococcus argininiproducens DNA encodes the following proteins:
- the htpX gene encoding zinc metalloprotease HtpX: protein MGLGLWLRTGLLMAFLTGLLMAIGYVLGSETGLLFAFMFALFMNFFSYWYSDRIVLAWYRARIIEEEEAPELYEIVRGLAQEAGIPTPKIAIVPTDIPNAFATGRNPEHAVVAVTQGLLRILNRDELEGVIAHELSHIKNRDVLIQTLAAVMAGAIIMVARWAGWMLWLGGFGGRDRDESAGGALGAILLIVLAPIAAMLIQMAISRAREYLADETGAKISGKPWALARALEKIEYYVSRKPLKGGNPATAHMFIVNPFKGVSFAELFSTHPPTYKRIERLRRIAENMGIAF, encoded by the coding sequence ATGGGTCTAGGCCTATGGTTAAGAACAGGATTGCTTATGGCTTTCCTCACAGGTCTTTTAATGGCGATAGGGTATGTCTTAGGCAGTGAAACTGGATTGCTCTTTGCCTTCATGTTTGCGTTGTTTATGAATTTTTTCAGCTACTGGTATAGTGATAGGATTGTCTTGGCTTGGTATAGAGCTAGAATCATAGAGGAAGAAGAAGCTCCAGAACTGTACGAAATCGTTAGGGGGCTCGCTCAGGAAGCCGGGATACCAACTCCGAAAATAGCCATAGTACCAACAGACATTCCAAATGCCTTTGCCACTGGAAGGAATCCAGAACATGCTGTTGTTGCAGTAACCCAAGGTTTGCTGAGGATTCTCAATAGAGATGAGCTTGAAGGAGTAATAGCTCATGAACTGAGCCACATAAAGAATCGTGATGTTTTAATCCAAACATTAGCTGCCGTAATGGCTGGAGCAATAATAATGGTGGCAAGATGGGCTGGTTGGATGCTCTGGCTTGGTGGATTTGGAGGAAGAGATCGAGATGAAAGCGCTGGAGGTGCATTAGGGGCAATACTTCTTATAGTATTAGCACCAATAGCTGCAATGTTGATTCAAATGGCAATAAGCAGGGCTAGGGAATATCTAGCCGATGAAACTGGGGCAAAAATAAGTGGGAAACCATGGGCTCTTGCAAGGGCACTTGAGAAGATTGAATATTATGTTTCGAGGAAACCCCTAAAAGGCGGAAACCCTGCAACAGCTCACATGTTTATAGTAAACCCATTCAAGGGAGTTAGCTTTGCTGAACTCTTCTCAACTCATCCACCAACATACAAGAGAATCGAGAGGCTCAGGAGGATAGCAGAGAACATGGGTATTGCATTTTGA
- a CDS encoding DHH family phosphoesterase: MRVLILGGGTIGRNVAQALKGEFEVIIIEQDEIRAKSLSESGFHVIHGDFSYTASLLKAGIEKVDLVIITTMDITKVKRTIQAIRNNNSEVPILVLLPDEITVDDVISQIKDEFETDVKIDYAISPRVATIKVLVDTVKGLGKKKNATLLSRKLSEIRQKTDSLLIVMHDNPDPDAMASAAALQYIAQNMGLRSTIVYGGEITHHENRAFVNLLGLDMRKVSLGSYEVKRHSAIALVDCQPNGNLSILDDEDLKRIEILIDHHQLLQNLDEKLPKTTFIDIRSDVNSTSSIMAEYLQNLNMEVSNILGTSLFYGIYIDTKKFSKLSTTDLEALEFLTGKVDYEILEKIEYPDISIETAEILAKAILNRKAFKNVVISNVGFITNRDAIPESADFLLRLEGVNTVVVFGIVDDRIEISARTRDVRVNVGRVLKDAFGDIGSGGGHPQSGGARIPLGIFKLAKDKSSLLKLVEEAITEKFLEALNVKEA; encoded by the coding sequence ATGAGGGTGTTAATACTGGGTGGGGGAACCATCGGAAGGAATGTTGCTCAGGCCCTAAAGGGCGAATTCGAGGTTATTATAATTGAACAAGATGAAATTCGGGCAAAATCTCTCAGTGAAAGTGGCTTTCATGTAATTCATGGTGATTTCTCTTACACTGCCTCACTCTTGAAAGCTGGAATTGAAAAAGTAGACCTTGTGATAATTACTACTATGGACATCACTAAGGTAAAAAGGACAATTCAAGCTATAAGAAATAACAATTCTGAAGTTCCAATACTTGTTCTGCTGCCAGATGAGATCACTGTAGATGATGTTATTTCCCAGATAAAGGACGAGTTCGAAACTGATGTAAAAATTGATTATGCGATTTCTCCAAGGGTAGCTACTATCAAAGTATTAGTCGATACGGTCAAAGGACTTGGAAAAAAGAAAAATGCTACCTTGTTATCTAGAAAGCTCTCCGAAATAAGGCAAAAAACTGATTCTCTTTTAATAGTAATGCATGATAACCCAGATCCTGATGCAATGGCAAGTGCTGCTGCTCTCCAGTATATTGCTCAAAATATGGGGCTTAGAAGCACAATAGTTTATGGTGGAGAAATAACCCATCATGAGAATAGAGCGTTTGTAAACCTGCTTGGTTTGGACATGAGAAAGGTTTCCTTAGGTTCTTACGAAGTTAAACGACATTCTGCAATAGCTCTAGTTGATTGTCAGCCTAATGGGAATCTTAGTATCCTAGATGACGAAGACCTGAAGAGAATAGAGATATTGATAGATCATCATCAACTCCTTCAGAACCTAGATGAAAAGCTTCCTAAAACCACTTTTATTGATATACGATCTGATGTTAACTCTACATCTTCTATAATGGCAGAATACCTCCAAAACCTTAACATGGAGGTCAGTAACATCTTGGGAACTAGTTTGTTTTATGGAATCTATATAGATACAAAGAAATTCTCGAAACTTAGTACCACAGACCTTGAGGCGCTTGAGTTTTTGACTGGTAAAGTGGATTATGAGATTTTGGAAAAGATAGAATATCCTGATATCTCGATAGAAACTGCAGAGATATTAGCAAAAGCCATTTTAAACAGAAAAGCCTTTAAGAATGTTGTTATCTCAAATGTGGGATTCATAACGAATAGAGATGCTATTCCCGAATCTGCTGATTTTTTGCTTAGACTTGAAGGAGTTAATACAGTAGTTGTATTTGGCATAGTGGACGATAGGATTGAAATTTCAGCAAGAACAAGAGACGTTAGGGTAAATGTAGGAAGAGTTTTAAAAGATGCCTTTGGAGACATAGGAAGCGGCGGAGGACATCCCCAATCTGGAGGAGCTAGAATTCCACTGGGGATCTTTAAACTTGCTAAAGACAAAAGTTCTCTCTTAAAATTAGTAGAAGAAGCAATAACAGAGAAGTTTTTGGAGGCTCTAAATGTAAAGGAGGCCTAA
- the topA gene encoding DNA topoisomerase I has translation MTTLIIAEKPNVARKIAYALAEGKPIRKSIGKVPYYELTRDGKKIIVAPAVGHLFSLAPKEKTYGYPVFDIHWVPVYVAEKGKSYTKDYIKALKELAKRADEFVVACDYDTEGEVIGYTALKYACGVDPSKAKRMRFSALTKKDLIRAWYNLEPTINFGMADAGIARHILDWYWGVNLSRALSSSLRKTSGKWVILSTGRVQGPTLKFLVDREREIRDFVPIPYWVIKMILEKNGEQYTATYEKDRIFDEEEAKRIVEEAKKGPAFVENVEVEQRQRYPPHPFDLGTLQREAYSAFKYSPKKTLDIAQRLYERALVSYPRTSSQKLPKNLNYKNIIQNLAKIQEYKPHAHELLGKGILKPVEGKKDDPAHPAIYPTGEIPKPGELTKEEQNLYDLIVRRFLAAFADPAIRESVKVIINSNNHHFILSGSRTIKEGWLKIYGKYVKFDEIVLPKFVKGETINVLQIKREKKKTKPPARYSPASIIKKMEDLGIGTKATRAQILETLYSRGYIEGKRTIKVTPLGIKVVEALESNVPDIISVELTREFEQKMEEIIQRKLTKEKVIEDSKKTLIKILKEFKNKESEIGAKLLETFLDTQKNSKKSKQKSKNTKELTTEEETRIKQEVEKDNKNPNIIVGKCPKCGGNLVVRYNRKTGKRFVGCSNWPECNVTYPLLQRGKIIPTGKTCPECGNAPIVKIKERYREYEVCLDMNCNKNRKKKS, from the coding sequence ATGACTACACTGATAATTGCAGAAAAACCCAATGTAGCCAGAAAAATCGCATATGCACTTGCTGAGGGGAAACCTATAAGAAAGAGTATCGGTAAAGTCCCTTACTATGAACTAACTAGAGATGGCAAAAAGATAATAGTTGCTCCTGCTGTTGGACATCTTTTTTCTTTAGCCCCAAAGGAAAAAACCTACGGATATCCTGTTTTTGATATTCATTGGGTTCCGGTCTATGTGGCAGAAAAAGGGAAAAGTTACACAAAAGATTACATAAAAGCCCTCAAAGAACTCGCCAAACGGGCAGATGAGTTCGTAGTAGCGTGTGATTACGACACAGAAGGTGAGGTTATTGGATATACTGCCTTAAAATATGCCTGTGGAGTTGACCCATCAAAAGCAAAGAGAATGAGATTTTCTGCCCTTACAAAAAAAGATTTAATTAGAGCATGGTACAATTTGGAGCCTACAATAAACTTTGGAATGGCCGATGCTGGAATAGCACGTCACATTCTTGATTGGTACTGGGGAGTAAATCTCTCAAGGGCCTTGAGTTCATCCCTAAGAAAAACTAGTGGGAAGTGGGTAATCCTCTCTACAGGGCGTGTTCAAGGCCCTACCTTAAAATTCTTGGTTGATAGAGAGAGGGAGATAAGAGACTTTGTCCCAATTCCATATTGGGTCATAAAAATGATCCTCGAGAAAAACGGAGAGCAATATACAGCCACCTATGAAAAGGATCGTATTTTTGATGAAGAGGAAGCCAAACGAATAGTTGAGGAAGCAAAAAAGGGGCCAGCCTTTGTAGAAAATGTAGAAGTTGAACAAAGACAGCGTTATCCCCCTCATCCATTTGACCTTGGTACTCTTCAAAGAGAGGCATATTCGGCCTTTAAATATAGCCCTAAAAAAACATTAGACATCGCTCAGCGCTTGTATGAGCGGGCATTAGTCTCATATCCTAGAACATCCTCTCAAAAGCTCCCAAAGAACTTAAACTATAAGAACATCATCCAAAATCTTGCAAAGATCCAAGAGTATAAACCGCATGCTCATGAGCTTTTGGGGAAAGGAATTCTAAAGCCCGTAGAAGGCAAAAAAGATGATCCTGCTCATCCAGCTATATACCCCACGGGAGAAATCCCAAAACCTGGAGAATTGACCAAGGAAGAACAAAACCTTTATGACTTAATTGTTAGGAGATTCCTGGCGGCATTTGCTGATCCGGCCATTAGAGAGAGCGTAAAGGTCATCATAAACTCCAATAATCACCACTTTATCCTCAGTGGTTCAAGAACCATAAAAGAAGGTTGGCTCAAAATATACGGAAAATATGTGAAATTTGATGAAATTGTCCTTCCTAAATTTGTAAAAGGGGAAACTATAAACGTGCTCCAGATAAAACGAGAAAAAAAGAAAACCAAACCTCCTGCGAGATACTCACCAGCTAGCATTATCAAGAAGATGGAAGATCTAGGAATTGGTACAAAAGCAACCAGAGCTCAAATTTTAGAAACATTATACTCGCGAGGATATATAGAAGGAAAAAGAACTATAAAAGTCACCCCTCTAGGTATTAAAGTTGTCGAAGCCCTTGAAAGCAATGTTCCAGACATAATAAGTGTCGAACTTACCAGAGAATTTGAACAAAAAATGGAAGAAATAATACAAAGAAAATTAACCAAAGAAAAAGTCATAGAAGATTCGAAAAAGACATTGATTAAAATTTTAAAAGAGTTTAAAAACAAAGAAAGTGAAATAGGAGCCAAACTACTTGAAACGTTTCTTGACACTCAGAAAAATAGCAAGAAAAGCAAACAAAAATCAAAAAATACAAAAGAGCTAACGACAGAGGAAGAAACCCGAATAAAGCAGGAAGTTGAAAAGGATAATAAAAACCCCAACATTATAGTGGGTAAATGTCCTAAATGTGGCGGGAACTTAGTTGTTAGGTATAACAGAAAAACTGGAAAGAGGTTTGTGGGTTGTTCCAATTGGCCAGAGTGTAACGTAACTTATCCTCTTCTTCAAAGAGGAAAAATAATACCAACTGGAAAAACTTGTCCAGAATGTGGAAATGCACCCATTGTAAAAATTAAGGAACGATACCGAGAATATGAAGTCTGCCTTGACATGAACTGCAATAAAAACCGAAAAAAGAAATCATAA
- a CDS encoding endonuclease V — MNLEKIAKIQKRLAKRIVERPIDISKLRTIAAVDVSYRKNKARGAFVLCSFPSCEVLKTKTIEIEVSFPYIPTYFFLRETRPILILLKGETFDVLLVEGHGKAHPREYGLASHIGLLLGKPTIGVAKKPLHGTNKNFIKIGKAYVSVGNLINLDSAREIIELINEGGYPRPLKIADKVSKGAEKWKNLDLL; from the coding sequence ATGAATCTTGAAAAAATTGCCAAAATCCAAAAAAGACTGGCAAAACGAATAGTGGAAAGGCCCATAGATATTTCAAAACTCAGAACCATTGCTGCAGTGGACGTTTCATACCGTAAGAATAAAGCGAGAGGTGCTTTTGTTCTCTGCTCATTTCCTTCATGTGAAGTTTTAAAGACAAAAACCATTGAAATTGAAGTTAGTTTTCCTTATATTCCTACATATTTTTTCTTAAGAGAAACCCGACCAATCTTGATATTATTGAAAGGTGAAACCTTTGATGTGTTGCTTGTAGAAGGCCATGGAAAGGCCCATCCAAGAGAGTACGGACTAGCATCTCATATTGGACTTCTACTTGGAAAACCCACTATTGGAGTTGCAAAGAAACCCCTACATGGTACCAATAAGAACTTCATCAAAATTGGAAAAGCTTATGTAAGTGTTGGCAACTTAATCAACCTAGACTCTGCAAGAGAGATAATAGAACTCATAAATGAAGGTGGTTATCCAAGACCATTGAAAATAGCAGATAAAGTTTCCAAAGGTGCTGAAAAATGGAAGAACTTAGACTTATTATAA
- a CDS encoding adenylate kinase family protein produces the protein MIIAISGTPGVGKTTVAKLLAKKLGYDYVDLREFALRHGIGEMKGEELEVEIDELAYYVERELKGRDLVLDGHLSHLMPVDQIIVLRAHPKIIGERLKERGYSKEKISENVEAELVDVCLLEALEENESIIEIDTTNKTPEEVIDEILNLFEKGVKRRLGVVDWTKVYDEVIPYLDLGGGDEWV, from the coding sequence ATGATTATAGCCATAAGTGGAACACCTGGCGTTGGGAAAACTACTGTAGCAAAACTCTTAGCGAAAAAATTGGGGTATGATTACGTTGATTTGAGAGAATTTGCCCTAAGGCATGGAATAGGTGAGATGAAAGGAGAGGAACTTGAGGTTGAGATTGATGAACTCGCATATTATGTCGAAAGGGAGTTAAAGGGGAGAGATTTGGTACTTGATGGTCATTTAAGTCACTTAATGCCAGTGGATCAGATCATAGTGCTTCGAGCTCATCCAAAGATAATTGGAGAGCGTTTAAAAGAGAGGGGTTATAGCAAAGAGAAAATAAGTGAGAATGTAGAGGCTGAGCTGGTAGATGTTTGCCTGCTTGAAGCCCTTGAGGAAAACGAGAGCATTATAGAAATAGACACCACTAATAAGACACCTGAAGAGGTAATTGATGAAATCTTAAATCTCTTTGAAAAAGGAGTGAAAAGAAGATTAGGTGTTGTAGATTGGACTAAGGTTTATGATGAAGTTATCCCCTATCTTGATCTTGGAGGTGGTGACGAATGGGTCTAG
- a CDS encoding methionine adenosyltransferase, whose product MVEKNRNIVVEDLVRTPVEMQKVELVERKGIGHPDSIADGIAEAVSRALSREYIKRYGIILHHNTDQVEVVGGRAYPRFGGGEVIKPIYILLSGRAVEFVDREMFPVHEVAIKAAKEYLRKTVRHLDVDNHVVIDSRIGQGSVDLVGVFNKVKENPIPFSNDTSFGVGYAPLSETEKIVLETERLLNSAKFKNEWPAVGEDIKVMGLRKGDEIDLTIAAAIVDSEVQSPQEYLEVKEGIYRAVKELVAQYTQRKVNVYVNTADDPEKDIYYITVTGTSAEAGDDGSVGRGNRVNGLISPNRHMSMEAAAGKNPVSHVGKIYNILANLIAKDIAEQIDGVQEVYVRLLSQIGKPIDEPLVASIQIIPKNGHRVEQFEKQAYEIADEWLANITKIQKMILEDKINVF is encoded by the coding sequence ATGGTTGAGAAGAATAGGAACATTGTTGTTGAGGATCTTGTGAGGACTCCAGTTGAGATGCAAAAGGTAGAACTTGTAGAAAGAAAAGGAATTGGTCACCCAGACAGTATAGCTGATGGAATTGCTGAGGCAGTTAGTAGAGCACTTTCAAGGGAGTACATAAAGCGCTATGGAATAATCCTTCACCACAACACAGATCAAGTTGAAGTGGTTGGTGGAAGAGCATACCCAAGATTTGGGGGTGGAGAGGTTATAAAGCCAATATATATTCTCCTCTCTGGTAGGGCCGTTGAATTTGTAGACAGGGAAATGTTCCCAGTCCATGAAGTGGCGATTAAAGCGGCCAAGGAATATCTTAGGAAAACTGTTAGACACTTGGATGTTGACAATCATGTAGTGATTGATTCAAGAATTGGCCAGGGAAGTGTTGATTTAGTTGGAGTTTTTAATAAGGTGAAGGAGAATCCGATTCCATTTTCTAATGATACTTCATTTGGTGTGGGTTATGCTCCTTTGAGTGAGACTGAGAAAATTGTACTTGAAACTGAAAGGTTGTTAAACAGCGCGAAATTCAAGAACGAATGGCCTGCTGTTGGAGAAGATATCAAAGTCATGGGCCTTAGAAAAGGAGATGAAATTGATCTTACAATAGCAGCTGCAATAGTTGATAGTGAAGTCCAAAGCCCACAGGAATACTTAGAGGTTAAGGAAGGCATATACAGAGCTGTTAAGGAGCTTGTTGCTCAATATACCCAAAGAAAAGTCAATGTGTATGTCAACACAGCTGATGACCCTGAGAAGGACATTTATTACATAACTGTAACCGGAACAAGTGCTGAAGCAGGTGATGATGGTAGTGTCGGAAGAGGAAACAGGGTAAATGGGTTGATTTCTCCCAACAGACATATGAGCATGGAGGCTGCAGCCGGCAAAAACCCAGTTAGTCACGTAGGTAAAATCTATAATATCCTTGCTAACTTGATTGCAAAAGACATTGCGGAGCAAATTGATGGAGTTCAAGAGGTTTATGTAAGGCTTCTTAGCCAAATAGGAAAGCCTATTGATGAACCCTTGGTCGCAAGTATTCAAATAATTCCAAAGAACGGCCATAGAGTAGAACAATTTGAGAAGCAAGCATATGAGATAGCTGATGAGTGGTTAGCGAACATAACAAAAATCCAAAAAATGATATTGGAAGACAAAATCAATGTTTTCTGA
- a CDS encoding PRC-barrel domain-containing protein — protein MVMRLSKIYGKQIYNTAGYYIGYVDEVLIEIEAGGGKILALGLPGEKVGIPYERVSAIGDIILIEAKKG, from the coding sequence ATGGTAATGAGATTATCAAAGATTTATGGGAAGCAGATATACAATACCGCCGGATATTATATAGGTTACGTTGATGAGGTGCTTATTGAGATAGAAGCAGGCGGAGGCAAAATCCTTGCTTTAGGTCTCCCTGGAGAAAAAGTTGGGATTCCATATGAAAGAGTATCTGCCATTGGTGATATAATATTGATAGAAGCAAAGAAAGGTTAG
- a CDS encoding CTP-dependent riboflavin kinase, with protein MEELRLIITLAKRGAVGERIKVTLRDLSREVGSSPQSVMRRLNSLEKEGYIIKETLGKRTFVEISPNGLQFLESIFEDIGKILYGNYILGEVVSGVGEGRYYVEQYKDRIKEYLGFEPYPGTLNILVVFPKTIYDALYNVEPIIIPGFSKGGRTFGDVKAYKVMINGISGAIVVPSRTIHPPRVAEIIAPICLREKLNLKDGSRVKVEVIK; from the coding sequence ATGGAAGAACTTAGACTTATTATAACACTTGCAAAAAGAGGAGCTGTTGGAGAAAGGATCAAAGTAACCTTGAGAGATCTTTCTAGAGAAGTTGGTAGCTCGCCCCAATCAGTTATGCGAAGACTTAACTCTCTCGAGAAAGAGGGTTATATAATCAAAGAAACACTTGGAAAAAGAACATTCGTTGAGATATCTCCTAATGGGCTACAATTTCTGGAATCTATTTTCGAAGACATAGGCAAGATCCTCTATGGAAATTATATTCTCGGGGAAGTTGTCTCTGGAGTTGGAGAAGGGAGATACTACGTAGAACAGTACAAAGACAGGATAAAGGAATATCTTGGATTTGAACCCTACCCTGGCACTTTAAATATCCTTGTGGTCTTTCCTAAGACTATCTACGATGCCCTTTATAATGTTGAGCCCATAATAATACCTGGCTTCTCAAAAGGAGGAAGAACATTTGGAGATGTGAAAGCCTATAAGGTAATGATAAATGGGATTAGTGGAGCAATAGTGGTTCCATCTAGAACAATTCATCCTCCAAGAGTTGCTGAGATTATTGCCCCCATATGTCTTAGAGAAAAACTTAATTTGAAAGATGGGTCTAGAGTTAAAGTGGAGGTTATAAAGTGA
- a CDS encoding geranylgeranyl reductase family protein: MTEIMKYDVVVVGAGIAGPIVARNVAREGYSVLLVDKKPAIGAPKQCAEGINISIFERYGIPYDKRFINREIYGARIYSPSGYELEIRYKKVSGVILERKVFDKMLAFYAARSGADVLSRTEVEDVIRENGKIIGVKAKHEGEPVEIYGDIIVAADGVESTIARKAGINTYAPPHEFDSAYEYEMLIDGFDPELIHLWFGNDVAPRGYVWVFPKDEDRANVGIGINSDNPKTAKYYLDKWLKENNIPSKKLLEINVGVVPVGGFLKELAKENVVVVGDAARQVNPMHGGGMAEAMKAGTIASKWIVKALEEENLELLKNYTTEWWEKDGKRLERVLKIRKAVERLTDEDLDVFIEVLSGTDAEKIAEGNYTEVIKVLLKHPKVLMSARRISLLKELL; the protein is encoded by the coding sequence ATGACTGAAATAATGAAATACGATGTGGTAGTAGTTGGGGCTGGAATAGCAGGCCCTATTGTTGCCAGAAACGTTGCTAGGGAAGGATATTCTGTTCTCCTCGTGGACAAAAAACCTGCCATAGGAGCGCCAAAACAATGTGCAGAGGGTATTAACATTAGCATATTTGAGAGATATGGTATCCCATATGACAAACGCTTCATTAACAGGGAAATTTATGGGGCAAGAATATATTCTCCAAGTGGATATGAACTTGAAATAAGGTACAAAAAGGTTAGTGGGGTTATCTTGGAGAGGAAGGTATTTGATAAAATGCTCGCATTTTACGCTGCGAGAAGTGGAGCCGATGTTCTGTCTAGAACTGAAGTGGAGGATGTAATAAGAGAAAATGGCAAAATTATTGGAGTAAAAGCAAAGCATGAAGGGGAACCAGTAGAAATATACGGAGATATAATAGTAGCAGCGGATGGTGTTGAAAGCACTATAGCAAGAAAAGCAGGCATTAATACTTATGCTCCTCCACATGAATTTGATTCTGCTTATGAATATGAGATGCTCATAGATGGCTTCGATCCTGAGTTGATTCATCTCTGGTTTGGAAATGATGTAGCACCTAGGGGATATGTGTGGGTCTTTCCAAAAGATGAAGATCGGGCAAATGTGGGGATAGGGATAAATTCCGATAACCCAAAAACTGCAAAATATTACCTTGATAAATGGCTTAAAGAGAACAACATCCCATCTAAAAAGCTCCTTGAAATTAATGTGGGGGTTGTACCAGTTGGTGGCTTCTTGAAAGAGCTTGCTAAAGAAAATGTGGTTGTGGTTGGAGATGCAGCAAGACAGGTAAATCCAATGCATGGGGGAGGCATGGCTGAGGCTATGAAAGCAGGGACTATAGCAAGTAAGTGGATAGTCAAGGCACTTGAGGAGGAAAACCTTGAGCTCCTGAAAAACTATACTACTGAGTGGTGGGAAAAAGATGGAAAAAGACTTGAAAGAGTATTAAAAATCAGAAAGGCTGTAGAAAGGCTAACTGATGAGGATCTAGATGTATTTATTGAAGTACTAAGTGGAACAGACGCTGAGAAAATTGCAGAGGGCAACTATACAGAAGTGATAAAAGTCTTGCTCAAGCATCCAAAAGTGCTTATGAGTGCTCGTAGAATAAGCCTTCTTAAAGAGCTTCTTTAA
- a CDS encoding haloacid dehalogenase, translating into MNISEIIREIRDVLDRKDEVRERTLKLTREIVRLSGDSIKALHRGEFKTAEERLKRVEKLVNELREMLKEHRDLYFTGYVQGAHQEYVEATLFYNYLLGKDFPTPQEIKVPEADYALGIGDFIGELRRYFLTLLLKGDLEKAQEVYYFMEKIYNELVTLEYPKGLVNIRQKQDQARYILEKTLEDLVRAKINRGLEKKLEEWRNES; encoded by the coding sequence ATGAACATTTCTGAGATAATAAGAGAAATACGAGACGTTCTGGATAGAAAAGATGAAGTGCGAGAGAGGACGCTAAAACTCACCAGAGAGATTGTTCGCCTAAGTGGAGATTCCATAAAAGCACTTCATAGGGGAGAATTTAAAACTGCTGAGGAGAGATTGAAAAGAGTGGAAAAACTAGTTAATGAACTGAGAGAGATGCTTAAAGAACATAGAGACCTTTATTTTACCGGATATGTGCAAGGTGCTCATCAAGAATATGTAGAGGCAACACTCTTCTATAATTATCTCTTAGGAAAAGATTTTCCAACCCCTCAAGAAATTAAAGTTCCAGAGGCTGATTATGCCCTAGGGATTGGAGATTTTATAGGAGAGTTAAGGAGATATTTTCTTACATTATTGCTGAAAGGAGATCTAGAGAAGGCTCAAGAGGTCTATTATTTCATGGAAAAAATCTACAACGAGCTTGTTACACTAGAATACCCAAAGGGTCTAGTGAATATAAGACAGAAACAAGATCAGGCACGATATATTCTTGAAAAGACTCTTGAGGATCTTGTCCGAGCCAAAATAAATAGAGGTCTCGAGAAGAAGCTCGAGGAGTGGAGAAATGAATCTTGA
- a CDS encoding DMT family transporter: METLFGALLALVAAFGWGTSSVLIKVGMRKKSAITVNIIRLYITVLSYLVLFIFTGSYREIVNLSWKLIVIAFISGQFGFVVGDYFYFSALRIMGVSRTVPITSSYPLWTILWTWLFLGRQINIQIVLGAFLVFLAIIIVRKGEIEEHLNPKGFIFALLAPISWSIAIVLLDFLSSQISPISLAGIRLAFAAMGVSLFLPKYSMELKKVTKKEIALLSAAALLGLIIGQYAFVKSVSSVGSQISAPVSAINPIISSALAMALLKEPPNRKIILGLILAVTGVILITTA; the protein is encoded by the coding sequence ATGGAGACTCTCTTTGGAGCATTGTTAGCACTGGTCGCTGCATTTGGCTGGGGAACTTCATCAGTTCTAATTAAAGTTGGAATGAGAAAGAAGAGCGCCATTACTGTGAATATTATAAGATTATATATAACAGTGCTTTCTTATTTAGTTCTATTCATATTTACAGGGAGTTATAGAGAGATAGTCAATCTTTCATGGAAACTCATCGTAATAGCATTCATTTCAGGTCAATTTGGGTTTGTTGTGGGAGATTACTTCTATTTTAGCGCCCTCAGAATTATGGGGGTTTCACGGACAGTCCCTATAACCTCTTCGTATCCCCTTTGGACAATACTATGGACATGGTTATTCCTTGGAAGACAAATAAATATTCAAATCGTTCTTGGAGCCTTTCTTGTATTCCTAGCTATTATCATCGTGAGAAAGGGAGAAATTGAAGAACATTTAAACCCAAAAGGGTTTATCTTTGCACTTTTAGCCCCCATATCCTGGAGTATTGCTATAGTGTTGTTAGATTTTCTTTCCTCTCAAATCTCTCCTATTTCCCTTGCTGGAATTAGACTTGCCTTCGCAGCTATGGGGGTTAGTCTCTTTCTCCCCAAATACTCCATGGAACTAAAAAAAGTCACAAAGAAGGAAATAGCGCTTTTATCAGCGGCAGCACTTCTGGGGCTTATAATAGGGCAATATGCATTTGTAAAGTCAGTGAGTTCAGTGGGTTCACAAATATCTGCTCCAGTAAGTGCTATTAATCCAATTATCTCCTCTGCTCTTGCAATGGCACTTCTAAAAGAGCCACCAAATAGGAAGATCATCTTGGGATTGATCTTAGCTGTCACAGGCGTTATACTAATAACGACAGCATGA
- a CDS encoding DUF362 domain-containing protein, whose amino-acid sequence MVEKIKIIVNEDKCYLCGGCAGVCPSLAIKVSSSKWEFFQDKCISCKICINACPVGALDFEPLEG is encoded by the coding sequence ATGGTGGAGAAGATTAAAATCATTGTCAATGAGGATAAGTGCTATCTTTGCGGTGGATGTGCCGGGGTCTGTCCATCACTTGCAATAAAAGTGAGCTCGTCTAAATGGGAATTCTTTCAGGACAAATGTATATCATGTAAGATATGCATAAATGCATGTCCGGTTGGCGCTTTGGACTTTGAACCGTTGGAGGGATAA